A part of Cervus elaphus chromosome 11, mCerEla1.1, whole genome shotgun sequence genomic DNA contains:
- the SPACA9 gene encoding sperm acrosome-associated protein 9 isoform X3 — MMNEVKESLRNVEQKYKIFQQQQFTFIAALEHCREDAHDKIRPISSIGQVQSYMEHHCSNSTDRRILLMFLDICSELSKLCQHFEALHAGTPVTNNLLEKCKTLVSQSNDLSSLRAKYPHDVVNHLSCDEARNHYGGVVSLIPIILDLMKEWVAHSEKLPRKALHQGAT, encoded by the exons ATGATGAATGAGGTGAAAGAGTCCCTGCGGAACGTGGAGCAGAAGTACAAGATCttccagcagcagcagttcaCCTTCATCGCGGCCCTGGAGCACTGCAGGGAGGACGCCCACGACAAGATCCGGCCCATCTCCAGCATCGGGCAG GTGCAGAGCTACATGGAGCACCACTGCAGCAACTCCACAGACCGGCGCATCCTGCTCATGTTCCTGGACATCTGCTCGGAGCTCAGCAAGCTCTGCCAGCACTTCGAGGCCCTGCACGCTGGAACCCCGGTCACCAACAACCTCCTCGAGAAATGCAAGACCCTCGTGAGCCAAAGCAATGACCTGAGTAGCCTGCGAGCCAA ATACCCCCATGACGTGGTGAACCACCTCAGCTGTGACGAGGCCCGGAACCACTACGGAGGTGTGGTCAGCCTCATCCCCATCATCCTGGACCTGATGAAAGAGTGGGTCGCCCACTCGGAGAAGCTGCCCCGCAAAGCGCTGCACCAA GGGGCGACTTAG
- the SPACA9 gene encoding sperm acrosome-associated protein 9 isoform X2 yields the protein MEHHCSNSTDRRILLMFLDICSELSKLCQHFEALHAGTPVTNNLLEKCKTLVSQSNDLSSLRAKYPHDVVNHLSCDEARNHYGGVVSLIPIILDLMKEWVAHSEKLPRKALHQVSEPQAATLATAHAPQASGTQPQLRKQNCGQLTQNVPKPGGKDQGSSKPPWRPPGGKL from the exons ATGGAGCACCACTGCAGCAACTCCACAGACCGGCGCATCCTGCTCATGTTCCTGGACATCTGCTCGGAGCTCAGCAAGCTCTGCCAGCACTTCGAGGCCCTGCACGCTGGAACCCCGGTCACCAACAACCTCCTCGAGAAATGCAAGACCCTCGTGAGCCAAAGCAATGACCTGAGTAGCCTGCGAGCCAA ATACCCCCATGACGTGGTGAACCACCTCAGCTGTGACGAGGCCCGGAACCACTACGGAGGTGTGGTCAGCCTCATCCCCATCATCCTGGACCTGATGAAAGAGTGGGTCGCCCACTCGGAGAAGCTGCCCCGCAAAGCGCTGCACCAAGTGAGTGAGCCCCAGGCAGCCACGCTGGCCACCGCGCACGCTCCCCAGGCCTCGGGCACCCAGCCCCAGCTACGGAAACAAAACTGTGGGCAACTGACACAGAATGTCCCCAAACCTGGGGGGAAAGACCAAGGAAGTTCAAAACCGCCCTGGAGACCACCCGGTGGGAAACTGTAA
- the SPACA9 gene encoding sperm acrosome-associated protein 9 isoform X1 yields the protein MMNEVKESLRNVEQKYKIFQQQQFTFIAALEHCREDAHDKIRPISSIGQVQSYMEHHCSNSTDRRILLMFLDICSELSKLCQHFEALHAGTPVTNNLLEKCKTLVSQSNDLSSLRAKYPHDVVNHLSCDEARNHYGGVVSLIPIILDLMKEWVAHSEKLPRKALHQVSEPQAATLATAHAPQASGTQPQLRKQNCGQLTQNVPKPGGKDQGSSKPPWRPPGGKL from the exons ATGATGAATGAGGTGAAAGAGTCCCTGCGGAACGTGGAGCAGAAGTACAAGATCttccagcagcagcagttcaCCTTCATCGCGGCCCTGGAGCACTGCAGGGAGGACGCCCACGACAAGATCCGGCCCATCTCCAGCATCGGGCAG GTGCAGAGCTACATGGAGCACCACTGCAGCAACTCCACAGACCGGCGCATCCTGCTCATGTTCCTGGACATCTGCTCGGAGCTCAGCAAGCTCTGCCAGCACTTCGAGGCCCTGCACGCTGGAACCCCGGTCACCAACAACCTCCTCGAGAAATGCAAGACCCTCGTGAGCCAAAGCAATGACCTGAGTAGCCTGCGAGCCAA ATACCCCCATGACGTGGTGAACCACCTCAGCTGTGACGAGGCCCGGAACCACTACGGAGGTGTGGTCAGCCTCATCCCCATCATCCTGGACCTGATGAAAGAGTGGGTCGCCCACTCGGAGAAGCTGCCCCGCAAAGCGCTGCACCAAGTGAGTGAGCCCCAGGCAGCCACGCTGGCCACCGCGCACGCTCCCCAGGCCTCGGGCACCCAGCCCCAGCTACGGAAACAAAACTGTGGGCAACTGACACAGAATGTCCCCAAACCTGGGGGGAAAGACCAAGGAAGTTCAAAACCGCCCTGGAGACCACCCGGTGGGAAACTGTAA